The proteins below are encoded in one region of Styela clava chromosome 4, kaStyClav1.hap1.2, whole genome shotgun sequence:
- the LOC120325673 gene encoding FAS-associated factor 1-like — translation MDRNEILANFQACTGIEDISQCIAHLEQCDWNMNEAVNVALAASSSPSPQQPVTEDFSSQNFFTDFGIVSEPSTSKPRMIHFEVRLNDTTRHVSLDESANLGTLRDVASMELQIPKNEARFDGWPQSGTDIMSDSTALGSLHLPLNVTLTVRSSAFHNGAAFGLSDKVTVGTSQDFAVPCAAFKDDFDKLKETYMLEITDIRTKSIYSLNFLGSKTFQDLTFDAHSLTGIPPSKQVWNTLASDKSLLTPDRTLGSLGLNLPKHRCSITETKATSTTFVDLTADEDNMEVDEYEEASENLDDEFLLDVPTVTRLRPLMPEEATDDIGALAQFQSEFNSRYGQEAHVTPSFLIDTLDAAIQEAFGGSARNRRLLAVYLHHDKSIQSNVFCSQLLCAPSVVEYMANHCVIWAWDVTSDFNRKRMLDMCTRMLGSGVADTVKRVPKDGFPMLVLAQGRGRSCDVNSIVQGNTSLDELMVKLIKAVEDAEAQKQEDIRMEELSEARERIKREQEEAYDASLQQDKEKQIKLDAERAQLEKQKQEEERKEQEKNEQIERLGEIVPQEPSPDCGFPVAKIRFRPPGGGDMVTRTFLASESLQGLLNFVGSLGYLNDKYRVITSYPKRDISSLDPKVSLKDHKLFPQETLIIEERIE, via the exons ATGGATAGAAATGAGATACTGGCAAATTTCCAAGCTTGCACAG GAATCGAAGATATCAGCCAATGCATCGCCCATCTTGAACAATGCGACTGGAATATGAATGAAGCTGTCAATGTGGCTTTGGCTG CTTCCTCCTCCCCATCGCCCCAACAACCAGTGACTGAAGACTTCTCTTCTCAAAACTTCTTTACTGACTTTGGCATTGTTTCTGAGCCCTCGACAAGCAAAC CTCGAATGATACACTTCGAAGTGCGATTGAATGACACGACAAGGCATGTTTCACTGGATGAGTCAGCAAATTTAGGAACGCTGCGAGACGTTGCATCCATGGAATTACAAATACCAAAAAACGAAGCAAGATTTGATGGCTGGCCGCAGTCAGGCACGGACATAATGTCCGATAGCACAGCACTCGGCTCTCTCCATCTGCCCCTAAATGTGACTCTGACGGTTCGCAGTTCAGCATTTCATAACGGTGCTGCATTCGGCCTCAGTGACAAGGTAACTGTCGGGACCTCTCAAGACTTTGCAGTGCCTTGCGCTGCTTTCAAAGACGATTTTGACAAACTCAAAGAAACTTATATGTTAGAAATCACGGATATACGGACTAAAAGTATTTACAGCCTCAATTTTCTCGGGTCCAAAACCTTTCAAGATTTGACTTTTGATGCCCACTCTCTCACCGGTATCCCACCTAGCAAGCAAGTGTGGAATACCTTAGCTTCAGATAAAAGTCTTCTGACTCCCGACAGAACTCTGGGAAGTCTTGGACTTAATTTACCAAAGCACag GTGTTCCATAACAGAGACGAAAGCGACATCGACTACGTTTGTTGACCTGACAGCAGATGAGGACAATATGGAG GTGGATGAATACGAAGAGGCTTCAGAGAATTTGGACGACGAATTTCTGTTAGATGTTCCTACAGTGACCCGATTGCGTCCTCTAATGCCTGAAGAAGCCACAGACGACATCGGTGCTCTTGCTCAGTTCCAGTCTGAGTTTAATTCTCGATATGGACAGGAAGCCCATGTCACTCCTAGCTTTCTCATCGACACGCTGGATGCAGCTATTCAG GAGGCTTTCGGTGGATCAGCACGTAACCGTCGACTTCTAGCTGTCTATCTCCACCATGATAAAAGCATTCAGAGCAATGTATTTTGCAGCCAGCTGCTGTGTGCACCATCTGTCGTGGAATACATGGCCAACCATTGTGTGATCTGGGCTTGGGATGTCACTTCTGACTTCAATAGAAAAAGAATGCTGG ACATGTGCACTCGAATGCTGGGGAGTGGGGTGGCGGACACGGTTAAGCGAGTTCCAAAGGATGGATTTCCAATGCTCGTACTTGCTCAAGGTCGTGGAAGGTCATGTGATGTCAACAGTATAGTACAAG GCAACACATCTCTGGATGAACTGATGGTGAAACTTATCAAAGCAGTGGAGGATGCGGAGGCTCAGAAGCAGGAAGACATCAGGATGGAAGAGTTGAGTGAAGCAAGGGAGAGAATCAAGAGAGAGCAGGAGGAAGCGTATGATGCTTCACTACAGCAG GACAAGgaaaagcaaataaaattggACGCTGAACGAGCTCAGTTGGAAAAACAGAAGCAAGAAGAGGAAAGAAAAGAGCAAGAGAAGAACGAACAGATTGAACGTTTAGGAGAGATTGTGCCTCAGGAACCGTCACCAGATTGCGGATTTCCGGTCGCAAAAATACGCTTCCGACCACCGGGTGGGGGTGATATGGTGACCAGAACATTTCTGGCGTCCGAGTCTCTGCAAGGACTTCTTAACTTTGTCGGTTCTCTCGGTTATCTGAACGATAAATATCGAGTTATCACTTCGTATCCAAAACGAGATATTTCGTCTCTTGACCCAAAAGTCTCTCTGAAAGATCACAAACTTTTCCCGCAAGAAACTCTGATTATTGAAGAGAGaattgaatga